From Mobula birostris isolate sMobBir1 chromosome 8, sMobBir1.hap1, whole genome shotgun sequence, the proteins below share one genomic window:
- the tmem230a gene encoding transmembrane protein 230a, whose protein sequence is MMPSRNNAAAGVSSSKVKYSKLADSDDGYIDLQFKKNAPKVPYKAIALAAVLFLIGTLLITIGALLLTGYIDSSYSDTTWPVLIIGILVFLPGFYHLRIAYYASRGYRGYSYDDIPDFDD, encoded by the exons ATGATGCCTTCACGTAATAATGCCGCCGCTGGGGTCTCCAGCAGCAAGGTGAAATACTCCAAGCTCGCCGACAGCGATGACGGCTACATTGACCTGCAG TTTAAGAAGAATGCTCCAAAGGTTCCATACAAGGCAATTGCACTGGCTGCTGTTCTCTTTCTGATTGGCACATTGCTGATTACAATTGGTGCTCTCCTGCTGACCGGATACATCGACAGTTCG TACAGTGACACGACCTGGCCAGTGCTGATCATCGGGATTCTGGTTTTTCTTCCTGGCTTTTACCACCTTCGTATCGCATATTACGCCTCCAGGGGATACCGAGGTTACTCCTACGATGACATCCCAGACTTTGATGACTAA